The Geoanaerobacter pelophilus genome includes a region encoding these proteins:
- a CDS encoding ATP-binding response regulator, which translates to MQCTEKLGKTGGFCLMLCLIWTAVIVAITGVTLVAHHRSVILEAENEARDYFRLNYYYRAWGARLGGVYAAADKIEPNPYLTIPNRDVTTTDGKQLTLVNPAYMTRMVFSDIRKSSADPVVSKLTSLKPTNPENTPDSWEREALTAFEGKVIKEKSQVKEIDGKPYLRLISRFVTEQPCLKCHAQHGYKLDDIRGGISIAIPLKEYLEGEKRVRAYISSGYLFLWVLGCGGIVFATRRRAVYEKQLVHSEEKFRTMCDWTQDWEYWTDPSGTMMYVSPSCEQITGYTPDEFIRDRELVTRLVHPDDRDYYEKHHMTALSEIHGSEELQFRIIKRDGSIRWVQHLCRPVDLGNNNKGRRVSNRDISEQKRQAEERRQLELQMMHTQKLESLGVMAGGIAHDFNNILTSIVGNADIAMMRTSPESVIIENLKKIEEGAMRATDLAKQLLAYSGKGKFVVEPLDLNRLIEDMVHLLQVSISKKALLRFHFSDNLPSVEGDATQLRQVIMNVVINASDAIGNKSGVIAISTGCIECDRTYLKGVWMEENIPEGLYVYLEIADSGCGMDKETVAKIFDPFFTTKFTGRGLGMAAVLGIIRGHRGAIKVYSEPGKGTTFKVLLPAGERPAKIFNVDAVDPEWRGEGTVLLVDDEDTVCAIGSEMLKMLGFEAVTAADGCEALEKYKEAKGVRCIILDLTMPHMDGEQTFRELRKLDPEVKVIMSSGYNEHEINQKFAGKGLAGFIQKPYKLSTLKEVIMKALAEK; encoded by the coding sequence ATGCAATGCACTGAAAAACTGGGCAAAACCGGCGGTTTTTGCCTTATGTTGTGCCTGATCTGGACCGCAGTCATTGTGGCAATAACCGGCGTGACCCTTGTGGCCCATCATCGGAGCGTCATTCTTGAAGCAGAAAATGAGGCGCGCGATTATTTTCGGTTGAACTACTATTATCGCGCCTGGGGTGCCAGGCTAGGTGGGGTCTACGCTGCTGCCGACAAGATTGAACCAAACCCTTACCTCACCATCCCCAACCGTGACGTGACAACCACTGACGGCAAGCAGCTCACCCTGGTAAACCCGGCATACATGACCAGGATGGTTTTTAGCGATATCAGAAAATCATCGGCCGACCCGGTGGTCAGCAAGCTTACCAGTCTGAAGCCGACCAACCCGGAAAATACGCCGGACAGTTGGGAGCGCGAGGCGCTTACGGCATTTGAAGGCAAGGTGATAAAAGAAAAATCACAAGTTAAGGAGATTGACGGCAAGCCTTATCTGCGGCTCATCTCAAGATTCGTCACCGAACAGCCCTGCCTGAAATGCCATGCCCAGCATGGCTACAAGCTGGACGATATCAGGGGGGGCATCAGCATCGCCATTCCGCTCAAAGAGTATCTTGAGGGAGAAAAAAGGGTCCGGGCGTACATTTCATCCGGTTACCTGTTTTTGTGGGTGCTCGGCTGCGGCGGGATTGTCTTTGCTACCCGCAGGCGGGCTGTTTACGAGAAGCAGCTGGTGCACAGTGAAGAAAAATTCCGCACCATGTGCGATTGGACCCAGGATTGGGAGTACTGGACGGACCCTTCCGGGACCATGATGTATGTATCTCCTTCCTGCGAGCAGATTACCGGCTACACCCCCGATGAGTTCATTCGGGACAGGGAGCTGGTGACCAGGCTGGTCCATCCTGATGACCGGGATTACTATGAAAAACACCACATGACGGCACTCTCAGAGATTCATGGATCGGAAGAGCTTCAATTCCGCATCATCAAGCGTGACGGCAGTATCCGCTGGGTTCAACATCTATGCCGGCCGGTTGACCTGGGTAACAACAACAAGGGGAGGAGGGTCTCCAACCGGGATATTTCGGAGCAGAAACGCCAGGCAGAGGAACGTCGTCAACTGGAATTGCAGATGATGCACACCCAGAAGCTGGAGAGCCTTGGGGTAATGGCCGGAGGGATAGCCCATGATTTCAATAATATCCTGACCTCGATCGTGGGCAATGCTGATATTGCCATGATGCGCACCTCTCCGGAGTCGGTCATCATCGAGAATTTAAAGAAGATCGAAGAAGGGGCCATGCGGGCCACCGATCTTGCCAAGCAGCTGCTGGCCTATTCAGGCAAGGGGAAGTTCGTTGTCGAACCGCTTGATCTCAACCGGCTGATCGAGGACATGGTGCACCTGCTGCAGGTATCGATCTCGAAAAAGGCACTGCTGCGGTTTCACTTCAGCGACAACCTGCCGAGCGTCGAGGGGGATGCCACCCAGCTGCGCCAGGTTATCATGAATGTCGTCATCAATGCCTCTGACGCCATTGGCAATAAGAGCGGCGTCATCGCCATCAGTACCGGCTGCATCGAGTGTGACCGGACCTATCTGAAAGGGGTATGGATGGAGGAGAATATCCCCGAAGGACTGTATGTCTACCTGGAGATTGCCGATTCCGGCTGCGGCATGGATAAGGAAACGGTGGCAAAGATATTCGACCCGTTCTTCACCACCAAGTTCACCGGTCGCGGCTTGGGGATGGCGGCGGTACTCGGCATTATCAGAGGGCACCGCGGGGCGATCAAGGTTTACAGCGAACCGGGCAAAGGGACGACATTCAAGGTGCTGTTGCCTGCCGGTGAGCGTCCGGCAAAGATCTTCAATGTTGATGCAGTTGATCCCGAGTGGCGTGGGGAAGGTACGGTGCTGCTGGTGGACGATGAAGATACGGTCTGCGCCATTGGCAGTGAAATGCTGAAAATGCTCGGGTTTGAGGCTGTTACCGCGGCTGATGGCTGTGAGGCGCTGGAAAAATACAAAGAGGCCAAGGGGGTCAGGTGTATCATTCTCGATCTGACCATGCCGCACATGGATGGCGAACAGACGTTCCGCGAGTTGCGCAAGCTTGACCCCGAAGTCAAAGTCATCATGAGCAGCGGCTACAACGAACACGAAATCAACCAGAAGTTTGCCGGCAAGGGGTTGGCCGGTTTCATTCAAAAGCCGTACAAGCTGTCAACGCTGAAGGAGGTTATCATGAAGGCGTTGGCTGAAAAATAG
- a CDS encoding PAS domain-containing sensor histidine kinase: MSTTSSRTAPEEQLQKNDRLLYHILQTTLEGFWIVDLQGRFIDVNDAYCNMIGYRRDELLGMAISDVEALENPCDVVQRIQDIVAKGNHRFESKHRCKDGRTIDLDISANYLPSEAGIFTFLRDISERKQSENALRSASVYTRTLIEASLDPLVTISADGKITDVNEASVRVTGIARDQLIGTDFSSYFTDPDKAREGYLKVFSDGFVHDYPLALRHVSGLITEVLYNASVYKDEFGAVQGVFAAARDVTERNRALQALKQAHDELEARVAERTAALLDANEQMKKVSFELVWAEEKERERIAGELHDQVGQSLLLAKMKLDALLANINSDALFMQAEEAASLLANSIQDIRSLTFRMRPPILDTSGIETALEWLCSSIKSDYALQIDFADDGHPKPLPAEVRYSLYHAVRELLLNVAKHAGIDKAQLSLKANNHTLEVNVIDHGIGFSHPDAHLKHIKNGGYGLYNVQQRIEQIGGRVVIESAAGSGTSVTLTVPLEGSR, encoded by the coding sequence TTGAGCACCACCAGTAGCCGCACAGCGCCTGAAGAGCAGCTGCAGAAGAATGACCGGCTGCTCTACCATATCCTGCAAACAACTCTGGAAGGCTTCTGGATTGTCGATCTCCAGGGGCGTTTCATCGATGTGAACGATGCGTATTGCAATATGATCGGCTACCGCCGCGATGAATTGCTGGGCATGGCCATATCCGATGTCGAGGCACTGGAAAATCCCTGCGACGTAGTGCAGCGCATTCAGGACATCGTTGCCAAAGGCAACCACCGCTTTGAAAGCAAGCACCGCTGCAAGGACGGGCGGACTATTGATCTCGATATCAGTGCCAATTACCTGCCGAGCGAAGCCGGAATTTTCACGTTTCTGCGCGATATCTCGGAACGGAAACAGTCGGAGAATGCTCTCCGGTCGGCATCCGTCTATACCCGCACCCTTATAGAGGCCAGCCTGGACCCGCTGGTCACCATCAGTGCCGACGGCAAAATCACCGATGTGAACGAGGCTTCGGTGAGGGTGACCGGCATAGCCAGAGACCAGCTGATCGGCACCGACTTCTCTTCCTACTTCACAGATCCCGATAAAGCCCGAGAAGGATACCTCAAGGTATTCTCCGACGGTTTTGTGCATGACTACCCGCTAGCCCTCAGGCATGTCTCCGGTTTGATTACGGAGGTTCTGTACAATGCCAGTGTTTACAAGGATGAATTCGGTGCAGTGCAGGGTGTTTTCGCCGCTGCCAGGGATGTTACCGAGCGGAACAGGGCGTTACAAGCTCTGAAACAGGCCCACGACGAACTGGAGGCACGAGTGGCCGAGAGGACCGCGGCACTTTTAGATGCCAATGAACAGATGAAAAAGGTGTCTTTCGAACTGGTCTGGGCTGAAGAAAAGGAGCGGGAACGTATTGCCGGGGAACTGCACGACCAGGTGGGGCAGTCTCTCCTTCTGGCAAAAATGAAACTCGATGCGCTGCTTGCAAACATCAACTCTGATGCACTCTTTATGCAAGCAGAGGAGGCAGCATCCCTTCTTGCCAACTCAATACAGGATATCCGGTCGCTTACCTTCCGGATGCGGCCGCCAATTCTGGACACCTCCGGCATTGAGACCGCTTTGGAGTGGCTCTGCTCGTCAATCAAAAGTGATTACGCCCTGCAGATTGATTTTGCCGATGACGGTCACCCCAAACCTTTGCCTGCCGAGGTCCGTTATTCGCTGTACCATGCCGTTCGGGAGCTGTTGCTGAATGTTGCCAAGCATGCGGGGATAGATAAAGCGCAACTCTCCCTGAAAGCGAATAATCACACCCTTGAAGTCAACGTTATTGACCACGGCATCGGTTTTAGCCATCCCGATGCTCATTTAAAGCATATCAAAAATGGCGGTTACGGTCTGTACAACGTCCAGCAGCGGATTGAACAGATCGGCGGCCGGGTGGTGATCGAATCGGCGGCCGGCAGCGGCACCTCGGTGACATTGACCGTGCCGCTGGAGGGAAGCAGATAA
- a CDS encoding response regulator, with protein sequence MPTTILLVDDHPIFREGLRALIEKVDATAVVGEAGDGAEAVRLAGQLKPDMVIMDLTMPVMNGIDATREIKKQLPATKILALSMESDRFFVVEVLKAGATGYLLKDTAFAELSDAITTVAAGETYLPRKVSTLLVQEFLQCIPEEMSALFQNLSPREREILQLIAAGKSMKEIAYDLGISNKTVENQRQMIMKKLNLFSVAELTKYAVRHGLSPLKK encoded by the coding sequence ATGCCAACAACAATCCTGCTTGTCGATGACCATCCCATTTTTCGCGAAGGGTTGCGGGCGCTGATTGAAAAAGTCGATGCAACGGCGGTGGTTGGAGAGGCTGGTGATGGCGCCGAGGCGGTGCGTCTTGCCGGGCAGCTGAAGCCTGATATGGTGATCATGGATCTGACCATGCCGGTCATGAACGGCATTGATGCCACCCGCGAGATCAAGAAGCAGCTCCCTGCTACCAAAATCCTGGCCCTTTCCATGGAAAGCGACCGTTTCTTCGTGGTCGAAGTGCTGAAAGCCGGGGCAACCGGGTATCTACTCAAGGATACCGCCTTTGCCGAGCTTAGCGATGCCATAACGACCGTTGCTGCCGGCGAGACCTACCTGCCGCGTAAGGTTTCAACCCTGCTGGTCCAAGAGTTCCTGCAATGTATCCCCGAAGAGATGAGTGCTCTCTTTCAGAACCTTTCCCCCCGGGAACGTGAGATCCTCCAACTGATTGCCGCCGGCAAAAGCATGAAGGAGATCGCCTATGATCTCGGCATTAGCAATAAGACCGTGGAAAACCAGCGCCAGATGATCATGAAGAAACTCAATCTCTTCTCTGTGGCCGAACTGACCAAATACGCGGTACGGCACGGATTGTCCCCTCTCAAAAAGTAG
- a CDS encoding STAS domain-containing protein produces MIISMEGPVVYLKGDWTINGVTKGKIDSLACALQHISESLDTGLLVDCSHITSIDTTGHQLIYIWVQCARLRGMEPELVNLPDSLRQRLQNLGECYGHRRTFPKAVGENMSSCLNSSFFKCQQL; encoded by the coding sequence ATGATAATCAGCATGGAAGGACCAGTGGTGTATCTGAAGGGCGATTGGACTATCAACGGTGTAACCAAAGGCAAAATTGATTCACTGGCTTGTGCCTTACAGCATATCAGTGAAAGTTTAGATACAGGGCTGCTGGTTGACTGCAGTCATATTACCTCCATCGACACCACCGGTCACCAGCTCATCTACATATGGGTCCAATGTGCCCGGCTCCGAGGGATGGAACCTGAGCTGGTCAACCTGCCCGATAGCCTGCGGCAAAGACTGCAAAACCTGGGGGAGTGCTACGGCCATAGGCGGACCTTCCCGAAAGCGGTTGGAGAAAACATGAGTTCATGTCTGAACAGCTCATTCTTTAAATGTCAGCAGCTGTGA
- a CDS encoding PAS domain-containing sensor histidine kinase, whose amino-acid sequence MGNTEPKIKTDRCFPCRVLWFVIWCLLAAYFLQFPPSADSYTSQSPKRTVLVLYGGSTKLPAHTLFNNGLLPVLKAAGVEDSDLHQEYLDLQHAQGREYRHYLVEYLRTKYADHRFDAIILFQPDALDLMLQEGKELFNGTPIIAAVPQEIRKDTSARKLVQFVYGFDALTTLRYALALLPGTKEIIVISGPSADDCQHLKYAMDAVKQFEGKLTVTFLTNHPLPEILREVAKERDHAIILYTRLSSDSRGKQYTPRDVLTEISRAAKSPVFGLHDSLLGAGIVGGNLLSFKELGSAIARFSVDLINAKPAPQLSKVIFQKHVAMFDWAEMQRWGLDKSRLPKDRVLINYHSGFWEQYWGYAVIALLFLVAEASLIGYLIWSRRRLKKAETALRASSSYARSLIEASLDPLVTISKDGKIMDVNRATIEATGVPRERLIGTDFSDYFTDPECARIGYKTVWRNGMVRDYPLSLRHVSGRIMDVLYNAALYRDQYGEVLGVFAAARDISQQKQAEAALRESELRYRTVAEFTSDWEYWVLPDGTLRYMSPSCEQVSGYTLDEFYADPELLTRIIHPDDLHIYVDHSHAQSTDTGPEHLDFRIVTKKGEHRWIFHTCQSVHGPDGAPLGQRVSNRDITKRKLAEEKAARLNDELESRVRERTAELERVIRELEGFCYALSHEFRAPLARLEGFGTMMLDIIGEGGDEQIIHCAQRIVAASDRLRTVIDSLLAMNRISVAEMHQQNLNLSEMAMRIVSGLVENVGTRRVHISIAPDVTATGDLLMMETCLKNLLGNAVKYSAKSPEAAIEFGQRVIGTDTVYFVRDNGVGFDMAFIKNIFQPFCRLHHQEEFEGTGVGLATVHRIIEKHHGHIWVEAKPGEGATFFFTLGTGGEDA is encoded by the coding sequence ATGGGGAACACGGAACCGAAAATAAAGACAGATCGCTGTTTCCCTTGCAGGGTACTCTGGTTCGTCATTTGGTGCCTGCTGGCAGCCTATTTTCTACAATTCCCACCATCGGCAGATAGCTACACCTCACAGTCGCCTAAGCGAACGGTGCTCGTCCTTTACGGCGGCAGCACCAAGCTTCCGGCACATACGCTTTTTAATAATGGACTGCTGCCGGTTCTGAAGGCCGCAGGAGTGGAAGATTCTGACCTCCACCAGGAATACCTGGATCTGCAACATGCTCAAGGCAGGGAATACCGGCATTACCTGGTCGAATACCTCCGGACAAAATACGCTGACCATCGTTTCGATGCCATCATCCTCTTTCAACCGGATGCTTTGGATTTGATGTTGCAAGAGGGGAAAGAGCTGTTTAACGGCACGCCGATTATTGCGGCCGTTCCCCAGGAGATTCGCAAAGACACAAGCGCCAGGAAACTCGTTCAGTTTGTTTACGGTTTCGATGCTCTCACTACGCTTCGCTATGCCTTGGCGCTGCTCCCCGGCACGAAGGAGATCATCGTCATATCCGGTCCGTCAGCCGATGACTGTCAACATCTTAAATATGCCATGGATGCAGTTAAGCAGTTTGAGGGGAAACTGACCGTTACCTTTCTCACCAATCATCCCCTGCCCGAGATCCTCAGGGAGGTCGCCAAGGAGCGCGACCATGCGATCATCCTGTATACTCGCTTGTCGAGCGATTCCAGAGGAAAGCAGTATACCCCACGGGATGTTTTGACAGAAATATCCAGAGCAGCGAAATCTCCGGTTTTCGGTCTTCATGACAGTCTCCTCGGTGCCGGTATTGTTGGCGGTAATCTCCTTTCGTTTAAGGAGCTGGGGAGCGCGATTGCCCGTTTTTCGGTTGATCTAATAAACGCCAAGCCAGCGCCCCAGCTATCAAAGGTAATATTTCAGAAGCATGTTGCGATGTTCGACTGGGCTGAGATGCAACGCTGGGGACTGGACAAGTCCAGGCTGCCGAAGGACAGGGTTCTGATCAATTATCATTCCGGTTTCTGGGAACAATACTGGGGGTATGCAGTTATTGCCCTGTTGTTCCTTGTGGCGGAGGCGTCTCTTATAGGCTATCTGATCTGGAGCCGGAGAAGGTTGAAAAAGGCAGAAACAGCTTTGCGGGCATCATCAAGCTATGCTCGCAGCCTGATCGAGGCCAGCCTGGACCCGCTGGTTACCATCAGCAAAGACGGCAAGATTATGGATGTCAACCGGGCCACTATTGAGGCAACGGGCGTGCCGCGGGAGCGGTTGATCGGCACCGATTTCTCCGATTACTTCACCGACCCCGAATGTGCCAGGATTGGTTACAAAACTGTCTGGCGCAACGGCATGGTCAGGGATTATCCCCTTTCCTTACGCCATGTGTCCGGGCGGATCATGGATGTACTCTACAATGCGGCTCTTTATCGGGATCAGTATGGGGAGGTTTTGGGAGTCTTTGCCGCTGCCCGCGACATCAGCCAACAAAAGCAGGCAGAGGCGGCGCTCAGGGAAAGCGAGCTGCGTTACCGCACGGTCGCGGAATTTACTTCAGACTGGGAATACTGGGTTCTGCCGGACGGCACGCTCCGCTATATGTCACCCTCTTGTGAACAGGTCAGCGGTTACACTCTGGATGAATTCTATGCCGATCCGGAGTTGTTGACCCGGATCATCCATCCTGATGATCTGCACATCTACGTAGACCATAGTCATGCCCAATCCACCGATACCGGGCCTGAGCATTTGGATTTCCGGATCGTCACCAAAAAAGGGGAGCATCGTTGGATATTTCATACCTGTCAGAGTGTGCATGGCCCTGACGGGGCACCGCTCGGGCAACGTGTCAGCAATCGCGACATCACCAAGCGCAAGCTGGCAGAAGAGAAAGCCGCACGTCTCAATGACGAGCTGGAGAGCCGAGTCAGAGAGCGGACCGCCGAGCTGGAGCGGGTGATCAGAGAGTTGGAAGGTTTTTGTTATGCGCTTTCCCACGAATTCCGGGCGCCCCTTGCCCGGCTTGAAGGGTTCGGCACCATGATGCTCGACATCATAGGGGAAGGTGGCGATGAGCAGATAATTCACTGTGCCCAGCGCATTGTGGCTGCCAGCGACCGGCTCAGAACGGTGATCGACTCGCTTCTTGCCATGAACCGGATATCTGTTGCCGAAATGCATCAACAGAATCTCAATCTGTCGGAAATGGCGATGCGGATCGTTTCAGGACTTGTAGAAAATGTTGGCACGCGCCGGGTCCATATCTCGATCGCTCCGGATGTAACTGCCACTGGCGATCTGCTGATGATGGAAACATGCCTGAAGAACCTGCTAGGCAACGCCGTCAAGTACAGTGCAAAAAGCCCTGAAGCCGCTATCGAGTTCGGACAACGAGTTATTGGTACGGACACGGTTTATTTTGTCAGGGACAACGGCGTTGGCTTTGATATGGCGTTTATCAAAAACATTTTTCAGCCGTTCTGCCGACTGCATCATCAGGAAGAGTTCGAGGGGACCGGCGTCGGACTGGCAACTGTCCACCGGATTATCGAAAAGCACCATGGCCACATCTGGGTAGAGGCAAAACCGGGAGAAGGGGCGACCTTCTTTTTTACCCTAGGGACGGGCGGAGAGGATGCATGA
- a CDS encoding response regulator, with translation MKKLSVLLVEDDSDDAEIAVWTLKKIGLENIVVAQDGLEAVRMLFGDEASAAGAMSRPDIIILDMRLPRIDGLDVLRRIRADERTREIRVYALTSSTDPYDRQVCAELGVRAFFSKPLKEKAILNLGEF, from the coding sequence ATGAAAAAGCTCTCTGTGCTGCTGGTCGAAGATGACAGCGATGATGCCGAAATCGCGGTCTGGACCCTGAAAAAGATCGGCCTGGAAAACATTGTTGTTGCCCAGGATGGGTTGGAGGCGGTTCGCATGTTGTTTGGCGATGAGGCTTCAGCGGCAGGGGCGATGAGCCGCCCGGATATCATCATTCTGGATATGAGACTGCCGAGGATCGACGGACTTGATGTGCTGCGGAGAATCCGTGCTGATGAGCGGACAAGAGAGATCAGGGTGTATGCGCTGACATCGTCTACCGACCCTTACGATAGGCAGGTATGCGCCGAACTGGGGGTCAGGGCTTTTTTCTCGAAACCGTTGAAAGAAAAGGCGATATTGAACCTGGGAGAGTTTTGA
- a CDS encoding vitamin B12-dependent ribonucleotide reductase — protein sequence MAKATPDKNKDKIPGLTPNALTVLEKRYLKRDLSGKPLEGPVDMFRRVADTIAAADKFLDNKADVKGLSDEFYKIMTSFEFLPNSPTLMNAGRELGQLSACFVLPVGDSMEEIFESVKHTALIHKSGGGTGFSFSRLRPAQDVVMSTTGISSGPLSFMRVFDVATETIKQGGTRRGANMGILRVDHPDVMNFIMCKADQKHLNNFNISVGLTEDFMQAVEEDRDYTLINPRNGEPCGALNARKVFNRIVKQAWENGEPGIIFLDRLNRDNPTPLVGEIESTNPCGEQPLLPYESCNLGSINLGKMVKNGDVDWERLKEVVILAVHFLDNVIEVNKYPLPQIDEMTRSNRKIGLGVMGWADMLILLGIPYCSDKAIKLGEKVMKFINDEGHSASRELAAKRGSFPNFKGSIYDRPGKGAIRNATVTTIAPTGTISIIANASSGVEPLFAVSFVRNVMDNTKMIEVNPLFEEVAKERGFYSAELMEKIAEHGTLHDIVEIPADVRDVFVTAHDITPEYHIKMQSAFQKYTDNAVSKTVNFPNDASIEDVEKVYRLAYQSGCKGVTIYRDGSRDEQVLSTGKKEEKEAPAAVADDKQVYKRERPKALKGWTYQMQTGCGPLYVTVNEDKSGLFELFTTMGKAGGCAASQAEAMGRLVSLAWRSGVQARQVIKQLMGISCHCPSGFGENKVTSCADAVAKAIQAHMAASGLDTGLQKQAPERGACPECGGTVEHEGGCAVCRSCGYSECA from the coding sequence ATGGCAAAGGCAACCCCTGACAAAAACAAAGACAAGATCCCGGGTCTCACCCCTAACGCGCTGACCGTTCTGGAAAAGCGGTATCTGAAGCGTGACCTGAGCGGAAAGCCTTTGGAGGGGCCTGTCGACATGTTTCGCAGGGTTGCGGACACCATTGCCGCTGCCGACAAATTTCTGGACAACAAGGCCGATGTCAAGGGCCTTTCCGATGAATTCTATAAAATAATGACCAGTTTTGAATTCCTCCCCAACTCTCCGACCCTGATGAATGCCGGGCGTGAGCTGGGGCAGCTCTCGGCCTGCTTCGTCCTGCCGGTCGGCGACTCGATGGAGGAGATTTTCGAGTCGGTTAAACATACCGCGCTGATTCATAAATCCGGCGGCGGCACCGGGTTTTCCTTCTCCCGTCTCCGTCCGGCACAAGATGTGGTCATGTCCACCACCGGCATCTCCAGCGGTCCGCTCTCGTTCATGAGGGTCTTCGACGTAGCAACCGAGACGATCAAGCAGGGAGGCACCCGCCGCGGCGCCAACATGGGGATCCTGCGGGTCGATCACCCGGACGTCATGAACTTCATCATGTGCAAGGCAGACCAGAAGCACCTGAACAACTTCAATATCTCGGTCGGTCTTACCGAGGATTTCATGCAGGCAGTAGAGGAAGACCGGGACTACACCCTGATTAACCCCAGAAACGGCGAACCGTGTGGAGCTCTCAATGCGCGCAAGGTGTTCAACCGTATCGTCAAGCAGGCCTGGGAGAACGGTGAACCGGGGATCATCTTCCTGGACCGCCTCAATCGGGACAACCCCACCCCGCTCGTCGGCGAGATCGAATCTACCAACCCTTGCGGCGAGCAACCGCTGCTCCCCTACGAATCATGCAACCTGGGTTCGATCAACCTCGGCAAGATGGTGAAAAATGGCGATGTGGACTGGGAGCGGCTGAAAGAGGTGGTGATCCTTGCCGTCCATTTCCTGGACAACGTCATCGAGGTCAACAAATACCCGCTACCGCAGATAGACGAGATGACCAGGTCTAACCGGAAGATCGGCCTGGGGGTCATGGGCTGGGCCGATATGTTGATCCTGCTCGGCATTCCCTACTGCTCCGACAAGGCGATAAAACTGGGCGAAAAAGTGATGAAGTTCATCAACGACGAAGGCCATAGCGCCTCCCGAGAACTGGCAGCAAAGCGGGGTTCATTCCCCAACTTCAAAGGATCGATCTATGACCGTCCCGGCAAGGGAGCAATCCGCAACGCAACGGTTACGACCATTGCGCCGACCGGAACCATCTCCATAATCGCCAACGCCTCATCCGGTGTAGAGCCGCTGTTTGCCGTGTCTTTCGTGCGTAACGTCATGGACAACACCAAGATGATCGAGGTAAATCCGCTCTTTGAAGAAGTTGCCAAGGAGCGCGGTTTCTACTCCGCAGAGTTGATGGAGAAGATCGCCGAGCACGGCACGCTGCACGACATCGTCGAAATCCCTGCTGACGTAAGGGATGTTTTCGTGACCGCCCATGACATCACCCCCGAATACCATATAAAAATGCAGTCGGCATTCCAGAAATATACGGACAATGCCGTATCCAAGACCGTTAACTTCCCCAATGATGCATCAATCGAAGACGTGGAAAAGGTATACCGGCTGGCGTATCAGTCCGGCTGCAAAGGAGTGACGATCTACCGTGACGGCTCCCGCGACGAACAGGTACTCTCCACCGGGAAAAAAGAGGAAAAAGAGGCGCCGGCAGCGGTTGCGGATGACAAGCAGGTTTACAAACGCGAGCGGCCTAAGGCGCTCAAGGGTTGGACCTACCAGATGCAGACCGGTTGCGGCCCGCTCTACGTAACAGTCAACGAGGACAAGTCGGGACTGTTCGAACTGTTCACCACCATGGGCAAGGCCGGCGGCTGTGCCGCCTCCCAGGCAGAGGCGATGGGGCGGCTGGTCTCACTTGCCTGGCGCAGCGGAGTCCAGGCACGACAGGTCATCAAGCAGTTGATGGGAATCTCCTGCCACTGCCCTTCAGGGTTCGGGGAAAACAAGGTAACCTCGTGCGCCGATGCCGTTGCCAAGGCGATTCAGGCCCACATGGCCGCCTCCGGCCTGGACACCGGACTCCAGAAACAGGCCCCCGAGCGGGGCGCCTGCCCCGAGTGCGGCGGTACTGTCGAGCACGAAGGCGGCTGCGCCGTCTGCCGCTCCTGCGGCTACAGCGAGTGCGCCTGA